From one Lotus japonicus ecotype B-129 chromosome 3, LjGifu_v1.2 genomic stretch:
- the LOC130744453 gene encoding uncharacterized protein LOC130744453 yields the protein MLAGTIGQGQQANAGNQNQDEFRALGKFQRNNPPTFEGAYNLDKAQAWLKAIEKIFRVMNCTDAQKVQFGTHMLEKEVEDWWDSTVQRFEGDGMEITLDLFKGTFLVKYYLEDVRGKKEIEFLELNQGNGTVAEYDAKSRIYDEESRESADQYKSLKEKKEKGQFRGKPYGNPADKGKQEAGNDKKPRGGGAPNPVRCYKCGVEGHRSSECPNSEVKCFSTKCDKPKKDQTRGKVFALSGVETTAEDRLIRGTCFINGTSLVAIIDTGAMHSSFLGSLRVRWKNPTPSYSFKKIFEGENS from the exons ATGTTGGCTGGCACCATTGGGCAAGGTCAGCAGGCAAATGCTGGAAACCAGAATCAGGATGAATTTCGTGCTTTGGGGAAGTTTCAGAGGAACAATCCACCAACCTTTGAAGGAGCATACAACCTTGACAAAGCACAGGCATGGCTGAAAgcaattgagaagatctttcgaGTCATGAATTGTACTGATGCGCAGAAGGTGCAGTTTGGCACCCATATGCTTGAGAAAGAAGTTGAAGATTGGTGGGACAGCACTGTTCAGAGGTTTGAAGGTGATGGGATGGAGATTACTTTGGATCTTTTTAAGGGTACATTTCTGGTGAAGTACTATCTAGAAGATGTGCGtggaaagaaggaaattgagTTTCTTGAACTGAACCAGGGTAATGGAACTGTGGCGGAGTATGATGCAAA GAGTAGGATCTATGATGAGGAAAGCAGGGAGAGTGCTGATCAATACAAGtctttgaaagagaagaaagaaaaggggcaATTCAGAGGAAAACCATATGGGAATCCTGCTGATAAGGGTAAACAAGAAGCTGGTAATGACAAGAAGCCAAGAGGGGGAGGAGCTCCTAATCCGGTTAGGTGCTACAAGTGTGGTGTTGAAGGACATCGATCTTCTGAGTGTCCCAATTCGGAGGTGAAATGTTTCAG TACCAAGTGTGACAAGCCGAAGAAGGATCAGACGAGAGGAAAGGTGTTTGCTTTATCTGGTGTTGAGACTACAGCTGAGGATAGACTAATTCGAGGTACGTGCTTTATCAATGGTACATCTTTGGTTGCCATTATTGATACGGGTGCGATGCATTCTTCATTTCTTGGGAGCTT